AACCATGTCGCGCCTTTGGGCAGATAAACCTCGCGGGTTTTCGCGGCATTGGCGATGGGCGTCGAATTGGGGCCGAATTGCTGTGGCGTCAGCACCGGCGCGACCATGAAGGCATCGCCGACGAGGAACTGCGTCTTCAGGTCGTGCGTCTTTTCATCCTGCGGAAAGGCGAACGCCAGCGGACGCAGGAAGGACGCGCCATGCAGCGAAACTTCACCGGCGAGCGAGTAAAAGTAAGGGAGCAACTGGTAGCGCAGGTTGATCGAATCGATGATCGCATCGTAAAACTGCGTGCCTGGTTTGCCGAAGCGCCACGGCTCGCGCGGCGTGTCGGTGCCGTGACTGCGGAACATCGGCAGGAACGCCCCGACCTGGAGCCAGCGCGTGTAAAGCTCGCGATAGCCGGAGTCCTCGACGCCTTTGTCAAAATCGCCGTTCCAAAACCACTGCTTCCCGCGCTTCACAAGAAACGCGCCGATATCGAAGTTGACGTAGGGAGTGCCCGACGCGCTGAAGCTCTGCATCGCGACCACCTGCTGAGTCAGCTTGCTCCATTTCGCCGGGATGTCGCCCGTCCAGAGCACCGAGCCGGTGCGCTGGCTGCCGGCGTAGCCGGAGCGGGTGAGGTTCAGCACGCGCCGATCTGGCGACGACTTGCGCGAGTTTTCGTAGATGCCGGTTGAATCTTCGAGCGCGTAGGCGTTGAGGAATTGGGGATCGATGATCTTGGCGAGGCCGGCGATATTTTTGCTATCCGCATCCGCCGGGCGCACCCCGCCCGTCCAGTCAGCCATATCCGGCTCGGTCGAGTCGCACCACCACGCGTCGATGCCGTGCCGGCCTAGAATCTGCCAGATGGAGTTCCAATAAACCTCGCGGGCCTTGGGATTGAACGCGTCGAAAAAGGTCGTTCCGGCCAGCGTGTAGCCGCCCGCGGCCAGTGCCTTGCCCGCCGTGGATTTCGGGCTGGGATTCGGCCAGATCGAAATCATCACGTGGGCGTTCTGGGCGTGAATCGCTTTCGTCATCGCGGCGATGTCGGGATAGAATTTCGGATCAGGGTCGCCGCCCCACTGGCCGCCGATCCAGTAGTTCCAGTCCTGCACGATGCCATCGATCGGTATCTGTCGTTGGCGAAACTCCTTCACCGTGTTGATCAGCTCGTTCTGCGATTTGTAGCGCTCCTTGGACTGCACATAGCCGAAGGACCAACGGGGCAGCATCGTCGCGGCGCCGGTCAGCTGGCGGTAACCCACGACCGCGCCGTCCATGTCGGGGCCGGCGATGAAGTAGTAGTCGAGGTCGTCAATCACGTCGAAGGTCATCGAACCGCCGTTGGCCCCATCGGCGAAAGTCATCGCCGAGTAGGCGTCGAAGAGCAGCCCGTAGCCGCGAGTGGAAACCAGCGAAGGGACCAGGATGCGCAGATTATGTTGGTAGAGGCGCTTCGTGGTGCCGCGCAGGTTGAGGTCCGAGGTTTCGTCAAAGCCGAGGCCGTAGAGCGCTTCGTCGTCGGCGAAGCGGAAGGAGACCTTGCCCCGCCACGCGTCGCGATCTTTGCGCTGGATGTAGTTGCCCACCCGTTCGCGCTCGCCGTCCACGGTTGTCACCTTCGTGATGGAAGCGGGATCGGCGAGCGACTTGATCACCTCCACGCGTTCTAACGTGCGGGGTTGCGAGGGGTGCTCGGTGAGGAGCGGCTTGCCGTCGGCGTCGAAATACGAAACCGCCTCCGAGGCTCGGTCGATGCGAACGACGAGCTTGTCGGAGCGCAGTTCGACGGCGTCGGACGATTCTTTGACCCGGATCCTACCGGGGACTTCGGCGACCTCGACGCGCATCAGGCTGGGCGCCTTGGACCAGTCGGCGTTCTTGGTGGCGCGCACGCGGGCGATGCGGTCCGTGACAAAATCAACCTGAAGGCGGCCCTCGGTGAGCTGGAGCGAGGCGCCGCGGGAATGAGGCTGCACCCGCTCGACGGCGGCCGGCAAAGTGATCGGTGCGGTGCTCATGAGGCAACCGAGCAAGATCGGGAGGGTGGGATGATTCAGTTTTATCATGGTGAAACTCAAGGAGCGAGGTTATCGGATGAGGCCGCTTTCAGTGAGCGCGCGCCCCCAGATGGCGTAGCCGGCCTCGGAGGGATGAATGCCGTCGGGCATCATGTCGCGAGGAAGCGAGCCGTCCGGAGCGAGAAAACGTGAGCCGATATCGAGAAACGTGGTGTCGGGGAGGCCGGCAAGGCACTTGCCAAGGAGGGCGTCTATTGCCGCGATGGGAGCGCGGAAGGGGTGATTGGGTTGCGGACCGCGAGGGAAGACTCCCATGACGATCAAGTGCGCACCCGGGCACTTTTGGCGAACGCGCTCACGGATGACAGCGATGGCTTCGACGATTTCCTGCGGCGTGTTGGCGCGGGCATTGTTCGTGGCGCTGAGGTTGTTGGTGCCGATGTTGAGGATAACGAGCTTCGGACGGAGGCCATCGAGCTCTCCGTGGTCGATGCGCCAGAGCAGATTCTGCGTGCGGTCCCAGCCGAATCCGAGATTGAGAACGGGAAGCGTCTCGAAGGTGCTTTTCCACGCAAGTGGCCCATTGGCGGATCTGGCACGGGGCTCTCCGCCCCAGAAGTGGGTGATCGAGTCGCCGAGGAGAACGATGTCGGGGCGGATGCGAGGGCCGGCGGCCAGGGCATCGGCGTGGCGAGTCCACCAGTTGTAAGAATCGCGCTCGAGGGAAGGAACGGGAAGGAGGGCTGTGTTGACGGCCGGGTCGAGGGACTTCGCTCCGGGTTGGGTGGCGCTCATGACTTCGCCGTAAACGCTCCGGGCGATTTTCGCGGCCCCCTCAGGGTCGGGATGAATTTTGTCGGGAAAATGAGCAACCTCGGAACGCAGCGGCTGCTCGAGATCGATGATCGGGATCTTTTCCTCCGAAGCGACCTTCCGGATGCGGCGGACAATGTCATTGCGAAGGGTATCCGCACGGATGTTCATGACGTCGGCAAAAGCCGGCGGCGGCAGGCAAACGAAAATCTTGGCTTGGGGATTCGCCTGGCGAAATTTCGCGATGAGGGCGTGGTAGCCCGGGTCGAAATCACCCGGGTGGCGGCCGATGTTGAATTCCTTGCTGTCGTTTGTGCCCAGGGCGATGACGACGACTTCGGGCTTCCACGCAAGCGCGGCGGCAAGCGCCGGCTGGCGGTCGTAGGGGAGATCGCCGGCAGGCATGAGCGTGGCGCCACTTACGCCGAAGTTACGGACCGTCCAATCTGGACCGAGGAGACGGCCAAGCTGCGAGGGATAAGCATCACGGGCTTTGTCGCGGAGGGTGTAGCCCTCGGTGATGCTGTCGCCGACGCAGGCGAGACGGATGTTTTCGGCGGCGCGAGCGGAGCCCGTGACCATGATTGCGGTCAGCAACAGCGCACTGACGAACGAATGAAGAGGAAGACGGATCATGTGCGTTTTCTGGAAATTTTCGCGGGTGGCCATTGGCTTACTTCAGCAAGGAAACCGCTTTTACCCATTCACGGGCCATGAGGGCGTGGCCGGCATAGTGCGGATGCACGCCGTCCCAGCACCAGTGATCGGCGGGGGCGCGTCGGCAGGCGGCATCGAACGCCTCTTGGTAACGGATCACGGGCAGATGGTATTTCGCGGCGAGGCGATCAACGGCCGCCTGGCGCTCCTTCAACTTGGCAAACGAGGTGGCGTAGTTGTCCTTGAATTTCCCAACCGGCAGCAGAAACGGCTGGCCAAGCACGATCTTCACACCCGGCAGCGCGGCGAGCGTCCCGCCGAGCAGCTTGTCGTAGCCCTGCTCGTATTGCTCAACCGTTTCCCCTGTTCCTTTCGGGGTAAACGTGTCGTTCACTCCGATGAGGATGCTCAGGAAGTCCGGCTTCAGGTCGAGCACGTCCGCTTTCCATCGTGCCTGGAGGTCGGGCACGGTATCGCCGCTGATGCCGCGGTTGATGAACGTGAGGTCGCGCTCGGCGAGCTGATCCCCCAGCAGCCCCGCGATCAGGAACGCGTAGCCCTGCCCCATTGTGTGGTTGTAGTCCTGTCCCTTGCGGGCGCGGCCTCCGTCGGTGATCGAGTCGCCAATAAGAACGACGGTGCTCTTCGGGCGCAGGACCGGGAACGCGGAGTCCATCGAAGATGGAGCCGCCCCCAGGGTCGAAGCAATCGCGACCGCGAAAAGGAAGACGGAACGAAACATCATGGGAATTGTGAGGTGTGGAGTGTGGAGATTTAGGCGAGAAGCGCGGACGGAAGCGGAGTTCGAGGCCCTATCGTTTTTGGGTGATCAAAACACAGGCCCCGCCGCCGGGGGCCAATTTGACGCGCAGCGTGTCGGCGGAGGAGACCACGCGCGTCTCGGCCTGATAATCTTCGGCCTGGGTGCGGTAGTCGGAGTTCGGGCCGTCTTGAATGATGAGCGCCTCGTATTTGCCGGAAGGCAGGAAGGACAAGGGCACTTCCAGCTCGCGCGGTGATTCGTTGGTGGCCGCGCCGATCAGCCAGGCGCCGTCCGCCGACTGGCGGGCCATGACGATGTAGTCGCCGATCTCGCCGGCGAGCGTCTTGCTCTCGCGCCACGGCATGCGCTCGGCGGCGATGAAGCGCAGTAGTTCGGGGTGCTTGCGGTAGTATTCGGGAATGTCCGGAATGATGGTGGCGCCGGAAAACACGATCAGCGTGCGCGCAATCTCGGCTGTGAGCGTGGAAGGCACGGGCTTTCCGTGATCCACGCGGCCGGCTTGGGTGAGATCGGCCAAGCCGTTGTTCATGTCGAGCGGACCGGCCAGCATGTTCACGAAGACGCTCGTGACAAAGGTTGAGGGGCTGAAGACCTTATGGCCGTCGAGTTGGGAATGGCAGAACTCGCGCGTCACCGCGTTCGGCCACGTGCGCATCTGGCCATAGGGGTGAACCGGACCGTCGTGGTAATCGCAGAGTAATTTGTTCTTCGCGCACAGCTCGGTGACTAGGCGCGTGCGGTGGTTTTTCTCTTCGGGAGAACCGGTCATGAAACCGTATTTGACGCCCGCCGCACCCCATTCGCCATACTGCTTCAGCGTGTCGTCGAGGGGGAACTTACGGCCGCCAATGTCGTTCAGGTAAAGCCAGACGCCCACCTTCTTCGCTTTGCCGTAAGCGATGATCTCCTTCACTTGATTCACTTTGCCGCCCTTCACCGGGTCGGAATTGTGGCCGAATTCCGCGCCATACCAATTCGCGTCCAGGACGAGGTGAGCGATTCCGTTTTCCGCTGCGAAATCGATCATGCGTTTCCAGGACGGCAGCGACATCTCGTATTTGAAGCCGTCCACTTTCGCGCCGTTGATACGCCAGTCCCAGACGGCCACGCCCGGCTTAACCCAGGAGAAATCCATGCCCGCGGGCGGCGGCGGGTTGAGCAGCTCGATGAGGTGGGAATCCACCAGCGCGCCTGGTGTGCGGCCGAACATGACCACGTGCCACGAGGTGGTGGGCTTGGAGGCAATGCGGAGCGTGGTGTCGCCGCCTTTGGCGTCAAAGAGGAGGGGTTCGCCCTCGGGGAGATCGGCCTCATGCAGGGCCAGATAATCGCCGCCGTCGGTTTTGAGCGTCACCACGGGCCGGCGTTGGCCTTTGGCGGCGCTGAGTTTTTCCGGGCCGATGTTGGGATTCTCGCCGTTGTAATACCAGGCGGTGTAGTCGCCCGCGAAGTGGAAGGCGGTGGCTTCGGCCCCGGTCGGTTTTTGGCCGGGAAACACGTAGCGGAAAGCGACGCCTTCGTCGTAAGCGCGGGCTTTGAGCTGATAGGCTCCGAGATCAATCGTGGCCTCGCGGTAGCGGTCGGTCACGACGGTGCGCTTACCCCAGACCGGTTTCCACACGGAGTTTTCCGCGCGCCGCGTCACGCCGACAAAACGTCCGCCGGAGAAGCCCGCCGGCGAGGGCGAGATCAGCGGCTTGCCGTCAAGGGCCAGCGCGTGCGTCACGGCGCCGTCGGCGGCGACTTCGATGGTCAGCTTGAGGTGACCATCCGGTGACTCGACCGCGACGGTTTCGGCAAAAACGGACGAACCGAAAAACAAGGCGGTGATGACGAGCGAGAGGTGGCTTATTTTCATATGTTAGAGACGCCCCGGATTAAAGAGGGGCGATGTCGGAAAGGATCAGCGTCTGCACGGAGTTGGCGGGGAAGGAGACCGTGAGGCGTCCGTCGGAAACCTGCGCCTCGGGGAGTTCGGCGTAGCGGGCGGCGCCGTCCATCTCGGTGACGAAGCGTTGCACGCGGGCGGCGGAGCTGCGAAAGCGCGAGAGATCGTAAGAAACGGTGCGGGCGGGTCCGTCGTTGAGCGTGGCGAGGACGAGGCGGCGGGCGCGAGCGTCGTAGGCGACGATGGTATTGGACTCGTTGGAGCCGAGAATCGTCATGTCGGGACGGATGTGGCGGCTGTATTGGGCGAAGACAAAGTGCTTCGGGTTGGCGCGCAGGATCCGGCCTTTTTCCATGTCGGCGGCGATGAAGCCCCAGCCACCGTTGTTGCCGCCATCGAGCGGCTGCCAGTAGCACCAGGCGAGCGGCCGGAGCACGGCCATGTCGCGGTGAAGATTGCGCGCCATTTCCAGGCCGCTGGCTTGCTTGTCGCCGTGCTCGGAGTTCCAGACCGGCTTGCCGGCTTCAATCGCGACTTCGCGGCGCAGGCCGGCGCGATCGCCGGCGGCACCTTGATAACCGTGGACGTTGAAGCGCGCGACCAAGGCCCGCGCCTCGGGTGGATAACCGCGCCAGGCCTTGAGCGCCTGGTCGTAGCTGGTCTCGTCGGATGCGACGATGGGCAGGTCTTTCAGGCCCTGGCGGTCGAGCTCTGCGCGCAGGACGGGGAGAAAAGCGATCTGGCCGGGAACATTGAACTGCGCGCCCTCCTGTTTGCAGTCGGCGAACCAGTTGCCGGAGATCGGCTCGTTGAAGGGGTCCACGCTGGTGAAGGTGACGCCCCAATGGCTCCGCGCGTGGGCGGCGATGGTGGCGAGGTAGGTGGCGAACGCGCCGTAGTTTTCCGGCGGCAGGTTGTCGGTGCGCTTGTCCGCGTTGCCGGAAGGGTTGTCGTTCTTCGTCATCCACCACATGGGCGAGTTGGAGAAGAGCTCGAAGTGATCGGCGCCGCGTGCCTTGGCTTTCAGCAGCAGGGCGCGCTGGTTGGCGTCCACCGACCAGTTCCAGCTGTCGGAATCCGGATTCGGGTTTTTGCCGTCGAGCCAGAAGCCCTCGATCTGCCGGAACGGGAGAATGGTCTTTGAAACGACCATGCGGCGTCCGTCGATTTCGTTCCAACTGCAGGCGCCGGCGTTGTAGCGGACGATGTTCATGCCGAGGCCGGGGAGCGGTTCGCCCGCGAGTTCGACGCGCTTGGTCG
The window above is part of the Chthoniobacterales bacterium genome. Proteins encoded here:
- a CDS encoding glycoside hydrolase family 31 protein; translation: MIKLNHPTLPILLGCLMSTAPITLPAAVERVQPHSRGASLQLTEGRLQVDFVTDRIARVRATKNADWSKAPSLMRVEVAEVPGRIRVKESSDAVELRSDKLVVRIDRASEAVSYFDADGKPLLTEHPSQPRTLERVEVIKSLADPASITKVTTVDGERERVGNYIQRKDRDAWRGKVSFRFADDEALYGLGFDETSDLNLRGTTKRLYQHNLRILVPSLVSTRGYGLLFDAYSAMTFADGANGGSMTFDVIDDLDYYFIAGPDMDGAVVGYRQLTGAATMLPRWSFGYVQSKERYKSQNELINTVKEFRQRQIPIDGIVQDWNYWIGGQWGGDPDPKFYPDIAAMTKAIHAQNAHVMISIWPNPSPKSTAGKALAAGGYTLAGTTFFDAFNPKAREVYWNSIWQILGRHGIDAWWCDSTEPDMADWTGGVRPADADSKNIAGLAKIIDPQFLNAYALEDSTGIYENSRKSSPDRRVLNLTRSGYAGSQRTGSVLWTGDIPAKWSKLTQQVVAMQSFSASGTPYVNFDIGAFLVKRGKQWFWNGDFDKGVEDSGYRELYTRWLQVGAFLPMFRSHGTDTPREPWRFGKPGTQFYDAIIDSINLRYQLLPYFYSLAGEVSLHGASFLRPLAFAFPQDEKTHDLKTQFLVGDAFMVAPVLTPQQFGPNSTPIANAAKTREVYLPKGATWFDFWTGKRSDGGQTIQAETPLAQIPLFVRAGSIVPMGPRVQYTNEKPDAPIELRVYPGADGTFTLYEDEGDGYGYEKGRHATIPFTWNDSTRTLVIGARQGEFPGMLKTRTFHV
- a CDS encoding GDSL-type esterase/lipase family protein, giving the protein MIRLPLHSFVSALLLTAIMVTGSARAAENIRLACVGDSITEGYTLRDKARDAYPSQLGRLLGPDWTVRNFGVSGATLMPAGDLPYDRQPALAAALAWKPEVVVIALGTNDSKEFNIGRHPGDFDPGYHALIAKFRQANPQAKIFVCLPPPAFADVMNIRADTLRNDIVRRIRKVASEEKIPIIDLEQPLRSEVAHFPDKIHPDPEGAAKIARSVYGEVMSATQPGAKSLDPAVNTALLPVPSLERDSYNWWTRHADALAAGPRIRPDIVLLGDSITHFWGGEPRARSANGPLAWKSTFETLPVLNLGFGWDRTQNLLWRIDHGELDGLRPKLVILNIGTNNLSATNNARANTPQEIVEAIAVIRERVRQKCPGAHLIVMGVFPRGPQPNHPFRAPIAAIDALLGKCLAGLPDTTFLDIGSRFLAPDGSLPRDMMPDGIHPSEAGYAIWGRALTESGLIR
- a CDS encoding SGNH/GDSL hydrolase family protein — encoded protein: MMFRSVFLFAVAIASTLGAAPSSMDSAFPVLRPKSTVVLIGDSITDGGRARKGQDYNHTMGQGYAFLIAGLLGDQLAERDLTFINRGISGDTVPDLQARWKADVLDLKPDFLSILIGVNDTFTPKGTGETVEQYEQGYDKLLGGTLAALPGVKIVLGQPFLLPVGKFKDNYATSFAKLKERQAAVDRLAAKYHLPVIRYQEAFDAACRRAPADHWCWDGVHPHYAGHALMAREWVKAVSLLK
- a CDS encoding glycoside hydrolase family 97 catalytic domain-containing protein, coding for MKISHLSLVITALFFGSSVFAETVAVESPDGHLKLTIEVAADGAVTHALALDGKPLISPSPAGFSGGRFVGVTRRAENSVWKPVWGKRTVVTDRYREATIDLGAYQLKARAYDEGVAFRYVFPGQKPTGAEATAFHFAGDYTAWYYNGENPNIGPEKLSAAKGQRRPVVTLKTDGGDYLALHEADLPEGEPLLFDAKGGDTTLRIASKPTTSWHVVMFGRTPGALVDSHLIELLNPPPPAGMDFSWVKPGVAVWDWRINGAKVDGFKYEMSLPSWKRMIDFAAENGIAHLVLDANWYGAEFGHNSDPVKGGKVNQVKEIIAYGKAKKVGVWLYLNDIGGRKFPLDDTLKQYGEWGAAGVKYGFMTGSPEEKNHRTRLVTELCAKNKLLCDYHDGPVHPYGQMRTWPNAVTREFCHSQLDGHKVFSPSTFVTSVFVNMLAGPLDMNNGLADLTQAGRVDHGKPVPSTLTAEIARTLIVFSGATIIPDIPEYYRKHPELLRFIAAERMPWRESKTLAGEIGDYIVMARQSADGAWLIGAATNESPRELEVPLSFLPSGKYEALIIQDGPNSDYRTQAEDYQAETRVVSSADTLRVKLAPGGGACVLITQKR
- a CDS encoding glycoside hydrolase; its protein translation is MSEHRSIRRRSATLLAGFMAVLSFSSARAEAPATITVDPAETRGVWEGWGTSLAWFGKVFGDRDDLADVLFTTKRVELAGEPLPGLGMNIVRYNAGACSWNEIDGRRMVVSKTILPFRQIEGFWLDGKNPNPDSDSWNWSVDANQRALLLKAKARGADHFELFSNSPMWWMTKNDNPSGNADKRTDNLPPENYGAFATYLATIAAHARSHWGVTFTSVDPFNEPISGNWFADCKQEGAQFNVPGQIAFLPVLRAELDRQGLKDLPIVASDETSYDQALKAWRGYPPEARALVARFNVHGYQGAAGDRAGLRREVAIEAGKPVWNSEHGDKQASGLEMARNLHRDMAVLRPLAWCYWQPLDGGNNGGWGFIAADMEKGRILRANPKHFVFAQYSRHIRPDMTILGSNESNTIVAYDARARRLVLATLNDGPARTVSYDLSRFRSSAARVQRFVTEMDGAARYAELPEAQVSDGRLTVSFPANSVQTLILSDIAPL